A genome region from Coffea arabica cultivar ET-39 chromosome 7e, Coffea Arabica ET-39 HiFi, whole genome shotgun sequence includes the following:
- the LOC140011339 gene encoding uncharacterized protein — MGVPWTWSNTWEREGEIRERLDRCLGSVSWVQKFEKATYEHVEKQTSDHCLLILDTNPQKIRVKRRFYFDQRWAKDKESDTIIKKAWGLEQHGSWMYRVVRSIKECRLALIEWNKRVRSNAKVKIQEIKEKSKVAREGGDPCNRGDIACLKRQLSKAYKDEERFWSQKSRSRWLKEGDKNIAFFHISNIIKDDVVNAISSFFHTGNLLRTVNETIISLIPKVDNLVLLTNFRPISLCTVLYKTISKVLANRLKKVLKHCISPSQSAFVPGRQILDNVIIAHKFCIF, encoded by the exons ATGGGGGTACCATGGACATGGAGCAATACTTGGGAGAGGGAGGGAGAAATAAGGGAGAGATTGGACAGATGTTTGGGAAGTGTAAGCTGGGTGCAGAAATTTGAAAAAGCAACTTATGAACACGTTGAAAAGCAAACATCTGATCACTGCCTTCTGATACTGGACACAAATCCACAAAAAATAAGAGTGAAGAGAAGGTTCTACTTCGATCAGAGATGGGCCAAGGATAAAGAATCAgatacaataataaaaaaagcaTGGGGATTAGAACAACATGGTTCATGGATGTATAGAGTTGTCAGAAGCATAAAGGAGTGCAGATTAGCCCTGATTGAATGGAACAAAAGAGTGAGAAGTAATGCAAAAGTAAAGATCCAAGAGATAAAGGAGAAATCGAAAGTAGCAAGAGAGGGAGGTGATCCATGCAACAGAGGAGACATTGCATGCTTGAAAAGGCAGCTAAGTAAAGCTTACAAGGATGAGGAGCGGTTTTGGAGTCAGAAGTCAAGAAGCAGATGGCTTAAAGAAGGGGACAAGAATATAGCATTTTTCCACATAAGT AACATTATTAAGGATGATGTTGTCAATGCCATTAGTAGTTTCTTTCATACTGGGAATTTGCTTAGAACTGTTAATGAGACCATCATATCTTTGATTCCAAAAGTTGACAATCTAGTGCTCTTGACTAATTTCAGACCCATTAGCTTGTGCACGGTGTTGTATAAaaccatttcaaaagtactGGCTAATAGATTGAAAAAAGTTCTAAAGCACTGCATTAGCCCCTCTCAATCTGCTTTTGTCCCGGGGAGACAAATTTTGGATAATGTTATTATTGCTcataaattttgcattttctga
- the LOC113700808 gene encoding uncharacterized protein — translation MQCGWEPPKEAVIKINIDAALLARMVRTGLGIIARNWCRMIVEAKGITECKRREAGKEEALAIRSALEMAKDAGWTNIEVQTDCKSVVDQINTSNVQDSSIETVLEDIDDLR, via the coding sequence ATGCAATGTGGTTGGGAACCACCTAAAGAAGCTGTGATCAAAATAAACATTGATGCAGCATTATTAGCTAGAATGGTAAGAACAGGACTGGGGATAATAGCTAGGAACTGGTGCAGAATGATAGTGGAAGCAAAAGGAATCACTGAATGCAAGAGAAGAGAAGCAGGCAAAGAGGAAGCACTAGCTATAAGAAGTGCACTTGAAATGGCAAAAGATGCAGGATGGACAAATATAGAAGTCCAAACAGACTGCAAAAGTGTTGTAGACCAAATTAACACAAGCAATGTTCAGGACAGTAGCATAGAAACAGTCCTGGAGGACATTGATGACTTGAGATAG